A window of Cryptomeria japonica chromosome 3, Sugi_1.0, whole genome shotgun sequence contains these coding sequences:
- the LOC131874455 gene encoding putative pentatricopeptide repeat-containing protein At3g23330 → MTARHAQNSLVENSLEIFKKMQLVDVELNSATFSSILPACAKMGALDEGMKIHRKVFEDGFSSDVIVVTALIDMYAKCGNLQKAHELFDGIPQQDVVSWTAIVAGYAQNGFVDKALEIFKHMQFLGVKPKFNNFFQPSSTPVLRFGVGCERPSSNDLVAITLADMNAKCGRT, encoded by the coding sequence ATGACTGCAAGACATGCACAAAATAGCCTTGTGGAAAACTCTTTAGAGATTTTTAAGAAAATGCAGTTGGTAGATGTAGAGCTCAACTCagcaaccttttccagcatcctccctgcgtgcGCCAAAATGGGAGCCTTGGACGAGGGTATGAAAATCCATCGAAAAGTGTTTGAAGACGGATTTTCTTCAGATGTTATAGTTGTGACAGCcttgatagacatgtatgcaaaatgtggaaatctACAGAAGGCACATGAATTGTTTGACGGTATACCTCAACAAGATGTGGTTTCATGGACTGCAATTGTCGCTGGATATGCACAGAATGGGTTTGTTGATAAAGCTTTGGAGATATTCAAGCATATGCAATTTTTAGGTGTAAAGCCCaaattcaacaacttcttccagcCTTCCTCTACGCCAGTGCTAAGGTTTGGAGTAGGCTGTGAACGTCCATCATCGAATGACTTAGTTGCTATTACCTTGGCTGATATGAATGCAAAGTGTGGAAGAACATAG